CTCTGACCTTTCTGCTATATATACTCTAATTTTCCTAGTTTTCACTCTCAAACTCATCTTCCCTCTACCCATCTTTGACCCCTAAACCCCAGCTGTAACTCCAGGCTCCGCCCCTGCCTCAGCTCTGCCATTCCCCACCCTGTAAAGACCCTCCCCAGTCCCTGCCTTTGCTCCTTCCATTAAGATCCCTCCCCATCTCCCCACGCTCTCCGTGACCCTCCTGAATGCCCACCCTTGGTAGAGGGGTGCGTCCAGGCAGCTGTGCTGTGGATCCGGAGGGGGCAGCCGTTGAACAACTTTACAAGAAGGGCACATCCCTAGGCAGGCCATAGAGAGCAGAGAAGGAGAGCCAGcaaaagggaggaagaaacaagAACGTGCAGTGGTTAAGACTCTGGAGCAAGAgtgccagggttcaaatcctgtctgTGCCTCCTCAAAGGTTTATGACCTTGGCAAGCTACATatccctctctgcctcagtttccccctctgtgaaatgggagatAATACCTATCTCTGATATATACCTCTATCTGTGAAGGTTTACACCACATAGACATGAGAGCAGTATCTGGCAGGGAAGAACTGCTCCACAAATGTCACCTGTTATCATTAATAGTTTtcccactgccacccccacccctaccggGCGTCCACAGCTCCATCCAGAGGTGTGAGTTCTGacctttctcttcatcttttccgTCTTGGGGGGCAACAGTGGGGGCTGGTCAGGCTCCCGGGGGGGTGGGTTCCAGAGTGAGGGTTCTGAAACAGGGTGGGGGGAAATCAGCCCCGAGGAccccccccacctctgcccacctcccaccccagcctgcccCATTACCTGAATGGGCAGTTAGGTGAGGGCTTCGGGTGACTGGGGGAGGCCCAGGATGGGGGGTGCGTGGAGGAGGCCCACTAGCACACCGGACCAGCACGCCCGGGCTCAACTGCCCgtcctccccagcccccatggGACCCTCGTCTGATGGAGAACGGAACTTGGGCTTTGGAGACAGAGAAGGGTGGATAGTACATTAGATGATATCAGAGAGAGGGCACCTGCCATCCCAACACTGCCTGCGTCAGAACTGACACTTGGTCGCCCCCCAATGTCCTACCATGGCTCCAGCCTTCCCCTCTAATCACCCCAACATCCACATACTCCAGCAGTTAAAGGGGTGGCACTGGGTGCACCAGCTACTGACCAGTGTCCATCAagctaaatattttgaattggaCTCCTAGGTTCAGGGAGGCCGCTTCTGATCCCAACGTGCTCTCATCCCATCTCCCAGACTTCAAGGGACCCGGTGTCCCAGACTCCAGCCGTAAAGCGCCCAGCACTCCAGCACCCTGAACCCCCCGCCCTCCAGCTCTGGCTCAGGGCATTACCTTGGGGGGCAGCGGAGGAGGTGTGTCCTCTGCAGGGGTGGggctaaaagacaaagatgaataAGCAGGTGGGGGTGTGGGAACAAGGACAGGGTGGTTCAGGGCTGGAGGTCTGAGCTCAGAAGGGTCAGGGGTAACTTGGTCTAGGCTGGAGCTGAGGACTAAAGGACAAATGGTCATGATGACAATAGTACCAGCAGCTTTTAGAGATCAAGTGCTGAGAAGGCATCAAGTCTCTAAATTTTCATGGCCACCTAGTAACACAGATCATATGAGCTCCTAGGGGTTAGGTTCTCACGTGAGCCCATTACAGACACACTGTGGGCCCTGAGGCCTGGGGGCTGACTGCTGGGGTTGAGGTTGGGGTCTAAGGTCAAAGATCGGGGCCGGGGGAAATTCCCAGGGGCCAATGTTCAATCTGAGGTTGTGTGAGAAGATGAGGAAAGATGAAGGCCTGTGGTTGAGGTCTGGGGTTTGGAGCAACATCTGGGAGGAGCTGGGGGCTGAGATGTGACGGAGGGTCCAGGGCTGAGCTGGATAGATGGGGAAGGAGCTCAGGCTGGAGGACATTCTGGAAGGAACTGGGGTTGAGGCTAGGTGGGAGCTGAAGTTGGGAGTCAGGTCAAAGGTCATATAAGGCggaaggaaggtggggggctggaATTGGGGTGGGCGTGGAGGTCAGGGGTCTGAGGTGAAGAAAAGTGAAGAGCTGAGaggttgggtggggtgagggaacaGGGTTTCGGGAGGAAGGAGGGGTGAGATTGGATCATGGGAGGGGtggtggaagggaaggaaaggctgAGGTTGGGGTCAAGATGGAAGCAAGGTGAGGGTTGTAGGAAGGCGGGGGTGGGTGAGGACCTGAAGAGCCGAGGGCCCGACCACTCTTACATGTCCACGTCGTCGTAGTCGTCGTCCGACTCTGATACGTTCCTCCTGAGGAGTGACAGGCATGAGCTCCGGCGGTTCCCGCTTATCCCAacaccctcccctcccagcctaAGGGTCCCTGACCTAGGACTGCTGCTCCTGAAGTCTCCAGGGGGCTGTAAGCGAGCCTGTGGGATAGTAAAGCGTAAGCAGTGGCCGAGAAGAAGGGGAGGGCATCTGGGGTGAGCGGGCATGGGGGGTGGCATCTCACACTGTCAGTTGTGGGTCTGGTCTCTATTCCTCTGAGCTTCCTGAATTCCATGTGCCGTCCTggaaaggggtggggtggagaggtaATACAGTGAACTGGGGAGATGGATtgagaaatagaaagtaaaactGGGGGCTTTGGAGTCGGGCTCTTAGGATTGGAGCTGTCCCTGAAGGAGAGGGATCTTGATTTACAGAGGTCTCAGGGTTTGGGATCAGGGAAGTGGGGGCTCAAAGTAGTGACAGAGTGTTCATTTTCAGGTTCCATTTGGGTATCAGGTGTCTGCCATATTTCTGAGGTCTCTTTGGGGGTAAGAGCAGTGACGAGAAGGTTCACAGGATCTATTTGCAGGTCAGAAAGGTGGGGTCTCTACAGTCACCTTGTAGGTCGGGGTGATGAGGTTCTCTGGGGTATCTGGTGGGTCAGATGGTAATGGGGGTCTCTGAAGGTCTGTTTGGAAGTGATGAGTGATGCAGGCTCTCCCATAACCTCTGTACCCCCAGCCCTGTGCCAAGTCCcccatcctccttccctcctggatCTATTATAGGGCCAGGTGTCCCCAAGCTTGAGGACTCTACTCACGACAGCAGTCTGCATCTGGAATCCCCAGAGAGCTGGAGCGGTGGGTGGATCTGATCCTCCGAGGGATGGCAGGGGGTGGCTGGGCAGAGCGACAGCTGCCTCAGGCTATGGCCTCCAGCAGTCCCACCACCCTGCGGGCCCAGCCTGGAGCCCTGGGCTCTCCCATAACCTCTGTACCCCCAGCCCTGTGCCAAGTCCCCcatcctccttcccctttttccttccaaGAGAGGCAGCTGGAAGACGCTCCAGCAGGGGCACAGCTTGAGCAGGCCAGAAGGTTCCAGGGCTTTTGTCAGCCAGGGCCCCTCACCTCAGGCTCCTCATCTTCAATCTCGCCAACAGGGGCCCCCTTCCCTGGGTTCCTCAGTTTGTCAAGAAGATCTAGGATCAGGCCTCTGTTTAGCCCTGGCTGGGACACCAGTTGATGCTGGGTGAGGAGAGGAGGGTGTCATCAGACAGAGGGCTGGTGTGGAGGGAGAGGTTGGGACAGGGGCTTGAGAACCTGGCTAGGGGAACaaagggagaaggcagggaaCTCTGGGGAATTGTGACTGGGGAATTCTGAGGAGTTTGAAGGGATTAAAGAATTTAGTGATCCTGGTAGGGGGTCTTGGAGGATTCCAGAGGTGCCTTAGAGAGGACTGGGCTTCCTAAAATTCCAGAGTACACCAGGAATGGGTCTTGAGGCCCTTGGGAATTTGTGAGTGTTAACAACTCAGGGTATCTTGGGAAAGGGCCTGGGATACAAATTGGAGGGTCTTGGTGGGGGAGCTGGGGAATTCTCAGGGACCAGGGGCTTTGAAAGGGCCATGGGGTTCTATGGAACTAAACCATCAATGCTCTAGGGAGTCATGTGGCCCTGGGGAATTCTGGGGTGAGAATCGGGAGGGCTTCGGGGAGGGGACATTTACACTGAGCATCTTGGTGGCACCAGGTCGTTTCTTGGGGCTCTTGGTGAGGGTGACTTTGACAAAGTTGTGGAAGGCAGCCGACCTTAGGAGGAAGAAGGGACCAGAGACTGTGTCATCAGACAATcaaccctggctctgccctccCTTGAATCACCTTCTCCTACCATTTGCCTTTCTCCTTTAGCCGAGGGGGCTGGTAGCCACTCTTGGTCATGAGGAAGAGAACTCTAGAGGAGTGAGGAGAGAACATGGGGTTCAAATTCCCAATGAGGGCTTGAGGGGCCCCCAGTCGCGCTGAGGTCAGCAAAGAGCAAGTGAGGGACAGAATGAGAATGAGGCTTAGGTTTTAGGATGCACTGGGCCGCCACTTCTAGGGGCCACCTCTTATCACACTATAGAGCTGTGGCAGTCCAGAGGGAGGCTCAAAATGGGGATCGCTGAGTTGGGGGTTCCTGGTGTGGAGGACTGAAGAAAATGCTTTCTGGGTTGAGGGGATCCTTGGGGGGTCTCAGACTGGGCTTGGAGAAAGAGGGGTTCTCCCATAGGAGGGTCTTGATGTGGGGAGGCAGGCTGGGGGTGTGTTCAGGGTCAGGAATGGGCGGGGTATCTGGGCTCTGGGGGACCTGCCACACTTGCCTACCTGAGAGGGTGCACATCAAAGAGCGGTGGCTGTAGCTCAGCTAGTTCGATGGCTGTGATGCCCAGGGACCAGATGTCACACAGTTCGTTGTATCCCCCTTTCAGAGCCACAGCTGCCACTTCTGGAGCCATCCTGGGGGCAGAGACCCTCAGAGAGCCAGGGGTGACAcaagaaggagggggaggggaggctcctTGGTGTGGGGATTGGAGGGGGGAGAGAGGCAAAGTAAGAAGGAGAATGGGGGGGACGGGAGATGAGGCATAGAGAGAGGCAGATgcagaaagaaacataaagatggagagaaagagacaaagagagagacagagagtgagagagatagaagaacagagacagagagaggtgcacactgagacagagaaaaaagacagaaatcgACAGATAGGGAGGGACAGACCAGGATACAAATCAACACAAACACTTAGAGAAACAGGTGGAAAGGAGCCCAGAGagacctaagtaaatggaaaattcaagagagagacaaagagaagacagaatgTTAACAGAGCAAGGCAGATTCAGGGAGAAGGAGCCAGAAGATTTCCAGAGATCAAGGTAGAAAAGGCCCTGCTCCCCACTGCACCCCTAGCTGCCCGCTGGGTACCCCTCACCAGTAGGGTGTCCCAATGAAAGAGAGGCGTCGAGCCAGCGTTGCCCCGATCTGGGCTGAGATACCAAAGTcagctggaggcagagagaaaagacataGTGACCTGGGGTCCCCTGTCCCCTCAGGCCCCCAGCCAGGCCCCCTCTGCAAACTCCCCCAGCCACACTCACCCAGTCTGACCTCCCCAGAGTCATTGATGAGGATGTTGGCTCCCTGGGGATGAGGGAGCATTAGCGGCTGGCAGAGACCACCATTCCCGGCCCAACACTGCCTCTTGCTTCCCCGCCCCACAGCTCAACCGCCCTACACCTTCCAAATAACACTCCCACCTCCTGGGCCCCCCACCCACCACAGCCACCTTTCTGCCCCTAGACCACCTTGATGTCCCGGTGTATCTTCTTCTGTGAGTGGAGATAGGCCAGTCCCTGAGGAGGAGGGTGGGCATGGGGGCTGTAAGAGCCTGGGGACTGGAGCAGGGCCCCGCCCCACCCAGGCCCACCAGGCCTCCACTCACCTGGAGCACTTCTCGGCAGACATAGCTAATCTGGAGCTCTGACAGGGGGCCTGTCACTGCAAAGATCACCCCAGGGCAGCATTGGCTGGGAACCAGGAAGCctggccctgggagccctgggtcCCCGCCCACACCAGCCCAGAGGGTGCCACATGCAGAGGGGCATACAGGAAGGGACAAGTACGTGGGGAGATGGAGGGGTGATCAACGAAAGAAAGAATCAGCAGGGAACCAGAGGCCAGAGGGAGACAGCAGACATTTACTGTGTATTTACTGTGTGCCACGCACTGTGGTAGGCACTGGACGAGAGCAACagatccctgccctcctggagagAACATTCCAGTGGGAGAAGCCAACAGTAAaccagaaaaagtaaaatatgcagTGCAGGAGATGCTCATACTAAGAAAAACAGAGTACGAGGACCACGGGAAACATACATGGGAAGGCGATGACTTGTTACACAGGCTGGTCAGAGAAGGCTACTCTGTGTACAGAGTAAGTGATAGGATGGAGATGTGAGCAGTTCCCCCCCAGAGGAGGAACAAGATCCGGTGCAGAGGCTGGGCGGTGGGAGGGTGTCTGGTGGGCTTGACAAGCAGCGAAGTGGGTGGACGCGGGGCAGGAGATGAGGTGGTTCGGCTTGGGATGCCGTGGTGGTCAGACTCATGGGTCATGATGAGGGCTTTGTTTAGAGGGAAATGGAAGCCATGGGAGGGCCCTACCCGGGGCGATGGGACTCTGCAAAATGAGCAAAGGCAGAGgtacacagagacagacagacagaagcggGACCAGATCCAAACTGAGATAGAGAAAGAGGTGGTAAGAGACCAAAAAGTGGGAAGACAGACATTTCGaaagagagatacagagagagggtggagagggaatgacagagagaggtggagggaaaACAGGTCTGACGGTCTGGCTGTGTGAGTTACTTcctctctgtgggcctcagtttcctccctgagGACTTTGTAATAAAATCATTCCTTTTCTGACATTTGAAGTGTTGGGCTGGAGGGACACAGGAAGATAGTCAAAGACAGAGGTAGGCATCAGAAATTGAGAGGTGATCAGAGACCCACTCCATCTCCACCATCAAATTCTTCAAGAGCGTGAAAAAGTAGGCCAAGAGAGAGGATCAgatattcattcactcattcaatgaAAATGTGGGCACCTACTATAGCCAAAAAATGCAGAAATACTCAAACACACGAATAGACGGTGAGAAAATGCAGACATAGAGGAAGATGGGGCTGGACAGAGGGGATGGTTGCATGTAGAAAGATTGGGCTGGACTATCAGGTCccagagggcagggaccagggtcCACTCGGTCCCACAGTACCCCCAGCCAGACCCAGGCCCAGAGGAGGGGCTCACTGTATGAAATACGGACCAGAAAAACAGTCTTAGGCGgcacaaacacagagagacaggagGGGTGGATGGAGGGGCGGGAGCTTCCTGGATCCCCTTGCCCTTCCTCTCACCTTGGTAGATGTCCTGAAGAGAACCAGCCCCACAGAATTCCATGCAGATCCAGAGCTTCTGCAACCTACAAAAGTGCAAGagtagtaataacaataatagtaataaattataattgatAGGACAGCCCCTGGCTCACTGTCTTGTTctgaattttaatgtaacagcTGTCATCTCTCTATCTCCCCTTGCCAGAGTGGGATGATCccacttccattttatagatgggaagttgaggctcagaggaaATGTATGTTCAGGATCAACTGggcttgaacccaggtctttggGCTCCTAACCCAGGGCTCCCTCCACTGTCCCATGATAACCTCAGAAACAGGGCAGAGATCTCACAACTTGCAGAGGTTCAAAGGGACACAGAGGCCCAAGGTGCCAGGTCTGGGGGACAGAGGTCATTATTGGGGCATCTGGGATATTAAATTGAGGGTCAAGGAATTTAGGGGTTCATATTGAAAGAGCAGAGAGGGAAACTGGGGGATCCGAAAGGCAGGATGATGAAAGATCAGTTTTAGGAAACTAAGTTTCAGATTTGGTTACTATAAAGAGATCAATTTTGGGGACCCATGATCAGAAATGGGAGTTCTGAACTGAGGGTTAGATTAGGCGGTGTTCTGTTCAGAAAAGTGGGAGTTTGGACTGGGGATCAAGTTAGGGATGCCCCAGTAAAAATGGGGGTCCAGAATTGGAGGTCGGGTTAGGGAGTACTCTGGTCAGGAATGGGAGTGCTGGGGTAGGGGCTGGGCGGGGTCCTAGGGCAGGTCTGAGGCTCATCACCAGAGATAACTCCCATGGTAGGCCACGATGTTGGCGTGCCGGCAAGTTTTCAAGATGAGGATTTCCTTCTGAAGTGTGGAAACATCGTCGTCTGTGAGGAGGGGCAGGAGAGAAAAGGCCACTGCAGGGAGGGAGTATGGGGACAATCCCAGTGtcccaggaggtgggggtggggtgtggggaaggaGCTCCTGGGTTCTCTCCTCACCAGGCTCCATCTTCACCATCTTCAGTGCCATCAGGTCCCCTTTCACCTTGTCTCGAGCCTTGTGAAGGGGAAGTTGGCAGTCAGACAGGCTCCATTCCCCTGAATTCCTCCTCAGCATCCTTGAGCCAATGCCAAGGACTGGGACCCTCTCACATCCCCTTCCCTTCTTGGGCCTCACCCCAAAGGTCACTAGTTGGAGGGTGATGGGGGGGTCCTCACCTTGAAGACTTCCCCATAGGTGCCGCCACCCAGCCGCTGCAGCAGGTCATAGTGGTCCCGGGGATCCCTATTAAAGATGTCCGGGTCCACGAGGTCCATTCCTGGGGGCTGGAGCTGGGCCTGCGCCCAGGGGCCAGCAGGGCCTCAGGGCTCAAATGCTggcacctccctccctccccacactccCTGCACCCGCCTTGCCTCCACCGGCTGTggcctcccccttccccactctcGCTTCCTGCCCCAGCCCGGCTGCACAGCCGGCTCCACCCCCTGTCCCCTGGGCCCTGAGAGCCTTGAGGGGCAGCTTGCCTTGGGACCCAGGGGACCCCCCTCCACCTTCAGGGCCTGGGGCTGAATGTAAACCAGATGCAAACTATCTTAAGTGTGAGCTGGTGGGTGCCTCAGCACCCCCTCCCCCGTTCTGGGCGGTGGCTGAAAACCACAGATGAACCTCTGCTGAGTGCTGGAGGGTTTGGCCACAACCTAGAGTGGCAGGTTTGCAACAGTAATGCAATGTACGTTACTGTTAACCTGTGGCACATACATGCACTTAGTGATACCCTCGTGCGGTGCAGACCAGTCGACGTGCACATGCCTGGATACCTGCATACACACGTGTTATGTACCCAGAGCACGACACATGCCTGTGCATTCACGCCTGCAGTGTGCAGAATCTGTACCCATAACATGACAGCATACATGGGGCGCTTGCCTTCACCCACAAGACTGGAGTCTATGGGGACTGGGCGCAATCCTGCGGGGTCCAAGAGCCCTTCATCCCCGCCCTTACCGGGCAGAGCACAACAGCTTTGCGGGCCTCTACCCCTGGAGTTAGGGTGGAGCGTGAGGACCAGTCTCCGGACTTGAAACTGCGGAGCTCAAATGCTGCCTCAGGGGTTCAGGCCTGGGGGAAAGGGGCCCTCGGAGAGCACCTCCCTTGGGAGTTGGCCACGGGTCAAAGGGAGCGCTACTACGTGCATTCCAACTCAGTTTCGTGAATTCACTGCCGCGCGAAACGCGACGTGCGCGCACGCGGTCAAAGACCCTTCTCCTTCCCGGAGAGGGCGACCCCAAGTCCGGCAGAGCAGGGAGCACAGCCGGGGAAAAGCCGAGCCCCGCCTCCTCGCCCTGAGAAGGCGCCGGCGCACTAAACTTTTTTTCACGCGCTTGGTCCAGCTCGGGTGGCGCGTATGCGCACGCGCCAATTGCGCCTGTTGGGAAGAAGTCACGTGGCAGCCGCCGCAAAAGCCTTCCCTTTCACCGCCCCTGGGGCTTGAGAGAAAACAGTGACGTATTTCCGTTTCCGCTGCCTCTTCCTTTTCCGGTCCTCGAGGAAGGTGCATCGGCAGGGACTTCGGCTCCAACCCGCGGGTGTGGGAAGCGACAACAGTCATGGCGATGTTTGAGCAGATGAGAGCGAACGTGGGCAA
The DNA window shown above is from Rhinolophus ferrumequinum isolate MPI-CBG mRhiFer1 chromosome 15, mRhiFer1_v1.p, whole genome shotgun sequence and carries:
- the MAP4K1 gene encoding mitogen-activated protein kinase kinase kinase kinase 1, which gives rise to MDLVDPDIFNRDPRDHYDLLQRLGGGTYGEVFKARDKVKGDLMALKMVKMEPDDDVSTLQKEILILKTCRHANIVAYHGSYLWLQKLWICMEFCGAGSLQDIYQVTGPLSELQISYVCREVLQGLAYLHSQKKIHRDIKGANILINDSGEVRLADFGISAQIGATLARRLSFIGTPYWMAPEVAAVALKGGYNELCDIWSLGITAIELAELQPPLFDVHPLRVLFLMTKSGYQPPRLKEKGKWSAAFHNFVKVTLTKSPKKRPGATKMLSHQLVSQPGLNRGLILDLLDKLRNPGKGAPVGEIEDEEPEPPPAIPRRIRSTHRSSSLGIPDADCCRRHMEFRKLRGIETRPTTDSARLQPPGDFRSSSPRRNVSESDDDYDDVDIPTPAEDTPPPLPPKPKFRSPSDEGPMGAGEDGQLSPGVLVRCASGPPPRTPHPGPPPVTRSPHLTAHSEPSLWNPPPREPDQPPLLPPKTEKMKRKGCALLVKLFNGCPLRIHSTAAWTHPSTKDQHLILGAEEGIFILNRNDQEATLEMLFSSRTTWMYSINNVLMSLSGKTPHLYSHSILGLLERKETRAGSPIAHISPHRLLARKNMVSTKIQDTKGCRACCVAEGANSGGPFLCGALETSVVLLQWYQPMNKFLLVRQVLFPLPTPLPVFALLTGPGSELPAVCIGVSPGRPAKSVLFHTVRFGALSCWLGEMSTQHKGPVQVTQVEEDKVMVLMDGSLKLVTPEGAPVRGLRTPEIPMTEAVEAVAMVGGRLQAFWKHGVQVWAPGSDQLLQELRDPTLTFRLLGSPRPVVVETRPADDPTAPSNLYIQE